The Steroidobacteraceae bacterium genomic interval GGTGCTCGAGGCCACCGACCTCGATGGCGGTTCTGTAGCCATAGGCGGCGCGAATGATGCCGGCCTAAGCAGCCTGTTGTTTTTTCTGTCGCCGACCTGTCCGGTCTGCAAGAGCCTGCTGCCGGTGCTGCAGTCAAGCCGCAAGGCGGAGCAATCGTGGCTGCGCGTCATCCTCGCGAGCGATGGTGAAATTTCCGCGCAGCGCGCCTTCGTTGCCGACTCGGGGCTCGGCGAGTTTCGCTACGTCGTGTCCACGGCGCTTGGTCTCGCCTACCAGGTGAGCAAGCTGCCCTATGCCGTACTGATCGACGATCAAGGCATTTTGCGCGCCAAGGGCCTGGTCAACAGCCGCGAACATCTCGAGAGCCTGTTCGCTGCGAAGGAAACCGGTTTCGCCTCGGTGCAGGAATACCTGTCGCGCAGCTAGCCGCGTGGCGCGATCTCGTGCGCGGTGGCGGGCGGAGGACGACCCACGGCGACTGCGATGTCCCGCAGTAATTGCTCACGATGCTTCTCGGGGTCGGGATCAGGATGGGCGCGCAAGCGCGCGACTTCAGATGCCGTATAGGGCACGAAATCCGAAGGCAATTGCGCGGCGCTGAAGCGCCGCAACAGCCAGTTGATCAACTCCGCCAGCTGCGCATCATCGAGCGGCGTACCTGCCACACCCGGCACCTGGATCACGAATGCGCGACCCTCCGCGGAATGCAGGAACTGGCCCACCACATCGCGCAGCTGCGGGACTTTGCCCGTGACCCCG includes:
- the mauD gene encoding methylamine dehydrogenase accessory protein MauD, which codes for MADALLISNILLWVLVVVLALVVLALTRQIGVLHERVAPAGALMLAGGPKVGEQAPVLEATDLDGGSVAIGGANDAGLSSLLFFLSPTCPVCKSLLPVLQSSRKAEQSWLRVILASDGEISAQRAFVADSGLGEFRYVVSTALGLAYQVSKLPYAVLIDDQGILRAKGLVNSREHLESLFAAKETGFASVQEYLSRS